CAGAGCGTGTCCTGCCCCTCTTCGGCGCCACCGGCCTCCTGGTGCAGCTGGTGGACGGCGAGAGCCTCCGGGTCGCGGGGAGCGCCGGGTACCCGCAGGAGTTTCTGAGCAACATCGTCGGCACGATCAGGCTGTCCGATCACAGCCCGTTCACCGACGCCGTCCACCACCGCGCCCCGCAGTACCTCGGCTCCAGGCGGGAGTTCCGCGAGCGCTACCGGGAATTCGCCGACCTCGCGTTCACGAGTGGGAAGCATGCCTGGGCGTACGTGCCCCTGATCGTCTCCGGTGGTCCCATCGGTTGCCTGGTCATCTCCTTCTCACGGCCGCGCCGGTTCGGTGAGGAGGACCAAGCCCTGCTGACCGCGCTCAGCGGGCTGGTCGCCCAAGCACTGGAACGCGCCCGCCTGTACGACGCCGAGCACACCCGCTCGCAGGAGCTGCAGCGGGGCCTGCTCCCGCTGTTTGTGCCCTCCCTGCCGGCCGTCACCACCGCTGCCCACTATGTGCCGGCCACCGAGGGCCTGGAGGTCGGCGGCGACTGGTACGACGTCATCCCCCTGTCCGCCGAACGAGTCGCGCTCGTCATCGGAGACGTCATGGGCCACGGACTGTCCGAGGCCGCCACCATGGGGCGCCTGCGCACCGCGGTACACACCCTCGTGGGACTCGAACTGCCCCCCGATGAACTGCTCTCCCACCTCAACGACCTGGTCAGCGACCTTGGCGATGACTTCTACGCCACCTGCCTGTACGCCGTCTACGACCCCACCGACCAGGTGTGCACCATCGTCCGGGCCGGACACCCCCCACCCGCCCTCGTCCAGCCCGACGGCGCCGTCCACTTCCCGCAGCTGCCTCAGAACCCACCGCTCGGCGCGGCCACGCCGCCCTTCGAGACCGTGGAGCTGAAGGTGCCTGAAGGAAGCCTGCTCGTGCTCTACACCGACGGCCTGGTCGAGTCCTCGTTCCGCGACATCGACACCGGCATGGCCAAACTGGCCGACACGCTCGCCAACGCCCAGAAGTCCGACGGGCGCGATCCGGGCGCCACGATCGCCGACCCGGACGCCGACGCCCGGCATCTCGACCAGCTGTGCACCGCGCTCACCTCCGCTCTCCTCCCCGCCAAGGAGCAGACCAGCGACGACACCGCCGTGCTCGTGGCCCGCACCCACGCTCTCGCCGCCGGGGACGTGGCGTTCTGGGAGCTTCCCGAGGATCCGATCGCCGCGGGCGAGGCCCGCGACCACATACGACAGCAGCTCACCGACTGGCAGCTGGAGGACCTCATGTGGACCACGGAGCTGATAGCCAGCGAGCTCGTCGGCAATGTCATCCGCCACGCGAGAGGCCCGGTCCGGCTGCGCCTCATCCGCAGCCGCTCGCTCATCTGCGAGGTCAACGACGGCAGCCTGACCACCCCTCACATTCGCCGCGCACTCGATACCGACGAGGGCGGCCGCGGCCTCCAGCTGATCGCCGCACTTTCCCAACGCTGGGGAACCCGCTACACCTCCCACGGCAAATGCATCTGGACGGAGCAGCTCCTGCCGTAGTCAGCCGGCGGCAGTCCGCCAGGCCGACTCGAGGGCCGTCCGGTTGGTGCGCAGGAGATCGTCCAGGTCCGTCTCGTAGAGCGAGTCCGGCACGTTGTCGGAGAAGATCTCCAGGACGCAGGGGCCGCGGTAGCCGGCGTCGTGGGCGGCGTGCAGAAGTCGGCCGACCGGGATGTCGCCGGTGCCGACGGTGCGCCGGTCCATCCGCGAGCGGGGCGTGCGCCAGTCGCTGACCTGGAGCAGGAACAGGCGGTCGGGAGCGTCGGCGAGGCCGGGGACCAGGTCCGGGTCCTGCCACAGGTTCCACAGGTCGAGGCAGACGCCCACGTTCTCGCGGTCGACCTCCTGGATGACGTCGAGCGCCTGCCGGTAGGTCCAGATGGCGGTCTCCGCGTTGAGCAGGACGGGATTGAGGGGTTCCAGCGCGATCCGTACGCCGTGGTCGGCTGCGATGTCCGCCAGTTCGCGGTGGTGGGTGACGACCTGGCGGACCGCCTCGTGCAGGTTTCCGTCGGGCGCCGGCCCGGTGTTGGTGACGAAGACCGCGCCCGGGGCGAACGGTGCGATCAGCTCCACGCTGCGGCGGAAGCGGGCCAGCCGGTCACGCCGACCGGCGGGGTCCGGCTGGGTCTCGCTGGGGAACACGGTCCGTACGAGGGGCTGGACCGAGCTGATCGGCAGTCCCGTCCCGGCGACCGAGGCGAGTTGGGTCTTGGCGCGGTCGTGGTCGTCGTGGAGCTTGGTCTCGCACAGCTCCATCGCTTCGATGCCGAGGCGGGCGTAGTGCGCCAGGTCCTCCTCGAAGGACCAGGGCATGGTGGTGAACTGGTTGACGCCGTAGGGGAAGGGGAACGGCGACGCTGTCGGGCTGTTCATACGAGTACTCCCGTGTCGTTCCCGCTGTCGGTCAGGAAGCCGGTGACCGTCCGGTGGAACTTCTCCGGCTCGTCGAAGAACAGCGCGTGGCCGCTGTGCTCGAAGAAGACGGTCCGGGCGCCCGGGAGCGCCTCGCCGACCCAGGCAGGGCCCTGCCAGGGGAACACCTGGTCCTGCCGTGCCACCAGGACCAGGCTGGGCAGCCGGAGCGTGGGCAGCAGGTCGCGCCAGTCGTGGCGGGTGTGGTCGGCCATCAGGGCGTTGCGTGCGTACGCGGGTGACTTGGCCATCTCGGCCAGGAGCAACTCCCTCTCCTGCGGGGTGGGTTCGCCCGCGAAGATGGTGCCGATCTGGTCCTCGTCGAAGGCCGGCGGGTCACAGGTGAGCTGGGTCTGCAGGGCGGCCAGGGAGGGTTCGTCGTAGCAAGTGGCGTGTGCGTGCGGCCAGTCCGGTGCGTAGTACTGGCGGGGTGCCTGCTCGACGTACACCGCGCGGGCCAGGCGGTGGCTGCCGAACAGTTCCAGATAGCTCCAGATGACCGGGCAGCCCAGTGACCAGCCCAGAACGGTGACCTCGCGCAGGTCGAGTTCTTCGAGAAGGTCGAACAGGTCCTTGGCCAGCCTCGACACGCGATAGCCGTGACGTGGTTTGCCGGAGTCGCCGTGACCGCGCAGATCGACGGTGATGACGCGGGCGTGTTCGGCGAGGGCGTCCAGGTTGCGGGTGAAGAAGCGGCCGCTGAAGCCCCAGCCGTGGATCAGGACGAGGGGAGGGCCGGTGCCCTGATCCTCGTAGTGGATGGTGACGTCGTCGCTGGTGGTGATGGTCCCCATGGATTTCCTTCTACGTGAGTGGGTCGGTGAGGCCCTCACCGAGGGCGGCCACGGCGGCGGCCCCGTGCCCCGCGGCGAGCAGGGGCGAGCGGATGTCCTGCTCCAGGTCGGGCAGGTAGCCGAGGAGGACGTCGGCGGGCCCCTGGATCCGTACGCGGCCCAGCGCGGCCGGCAGCAACAGGCTCCGTGCCCGACCGAGCCGCTCGGACCGGCCACCGGACTCCACGCTGACCGGGGCACCGGCGTTGCTGACGACCAGCGCGGTGGAGAAGTCGTGCACCAGTGGGGCCGTGGTGCCCGCCCGCCACCGCTCCAGCGCGAAGTACGGGCCGGCGCACAGCACGGTGCGCTCCACCGCGTCGTCGACCTGGATGGTCAGGCCGGAGTGGAACTCGGGGCGTGGTCCGGGACGCCACTCGTCGAGCAGCCGCCCGAGGTTGGTGTGCCACGCCGCGTCGTCCAGTTCCGAGCCGTCCTCCATGTGCCGGCGCATGGCGTGCTGCTGGATGTCGGAGGTCTGCTCGATCTCGTGGACCAGGGTGCCGGGGCCGAAACTGTGCAGGGTGCCGCCAGGCACGTAGACGGTCTGCCCGGCCCGCACCGGAAGCCGGCGCATGACCGCGTCGAAGTCCTGTGCGAGCAGAGCCTGGTGCAGCGTCTCCCGGTCCACACCGGCTTTCGTCCCCACCAGGGCGGTGGCTCCCGGGGCCGCGTCGAGGACATGCCACGCCTCGGTCTTGCCGTGGGGCTCGTCCTCCAGCCGGCGTGCGGTGTCGTCGTCGGCGTGGAGATGGACCGGGAGGGCGCCGGTGCCGTCGATGAACTTGGTCAGCACCGGGAATCGCGGGCCGCGCCACCCGCGCCCCACGAGTTCGTCGGGGTGATCCTCGACGAGCCGGCGCAGCGTGCGGCCGGCCAGCGGACCCTCCGCGACCCGTGCTCCCTCGCCGTCCACATCGCTGACCTCCCAGGTCTCGGCGACCCGGCCGTCGGGCAGGCCGGTACGGCCCAGCCGTTCGGCGAGGGCCCGACCGCCGAAGACGTGCTGCTTGACCGGGGTGGTCAACCGCAAGGGGTACCAGTCCATGGCCACTCCCTGGTTGCTGACGGGGTATCAGAGGATGGGCTGGCCGCCCGTGACCGCGATGCGCGCACCCGAGACGTACGCGGACTCGTCCGAGGCGAGCATGACGTACACGGGGGCGAGTTCGGCCGGCTGCCCGGCCCGTCCCAGTGGTGTCTGTCCGCCGAAGTCCTGGACCTGCTCGGGCGGCATCGTGGCGGGGATCAGCGGCGTCCAGATGGGCCCGGGGGCGACGCTGTTGACCCGGATGCCCCGCTCGGCGAGCGACTGGGACAGCGAGCCGACCATGTTGGCGATGCCCGCCTTCGTCGCGTTGTACGCCAGCAGGCCCGGCGGCGGCGAGTCGGAGTTCACCGAGCTGGACGCGATGATCGACGCACCCGGCTTCATGTGCGGCACCGCCGCCTTGCAGAGGTGGAACATGGCGCTGAGGTTGGTCGCCAGCGTGTGGTCCCACTCCTCGTCGGGGATCTCCTCGATCGAGTCGCGGAACATCTGGAACGCCGCGTTGCTGACCAGGACGTCGATGCGGCCGAACGCCTCCACGGCCCGTGCCACCACCTCCCGGCAGTGGGCGGGGTCGGACAGGTCGCCCGGCACCAGGACCGCCTCGCGGCCGGCCTCCTCCACCCAGCGCGCCGTGTCGCGGGCGTCGTCCTCCTCCTCGTTCAGGTGCGAGAGGAGGACATCGGCGCCCTCGCGGGCGTAGGCGATCGCGACGGCCTTGCCGATACCGCTGTCACCACCGGTGATCAGGGCTTTCTTCCCGGCCAGTCGGCCCGATCCGCGGTAGCTGTGCTCACCGTGGTCGGCCTGGGGCCGCATCGCCGCTTCGGTACCCGGAGGCTGTTGCTGCTGGGCGGGCTTGGACATGGGGGAATCCCCCTCTTTCTTTCATCGCGGGGATCGCTGCACCGGCTTCAGGCGGTAGCACCGCCGTACCCGAACGAAGAGCCGCGTCAAAGTGCGGCAAAGGGATGGGCGCCGGTGCGCCTGTCACGCCGACCGGGGTACCCGGGGCGCCTGGCCGGAAACCAGCCCCTACGGCAGTCGTACGACCCAAGGAGAGCCGATGGCCCCGCCCCGCAACCGTGCACAGGACGACCACCAGGGGAGGGGGAAGGGACACACCGGGAAGGGCCGCACCGGCCGCGGGCAACCGGACGAGCCCGCGCTGCTCACGGACCCGCTGAGGAACAAGGGCGTCGCCTTCACCCAGGAGGAGCGGGAACGCCACGGCCTGGTCGGGATGCTGCCGCCCGCGGTGCTGTCCCTGGAGCTCCAGGCGCGGCGAGCCTGGGAACAACTGCGCGCGCAGCCGGACGACTTGGCGAAGAACGTGTACCTGGAGCAGCTCCACGACCGCAATGAGGTCCTCTATTTCCGGCTGCTCTGCGACCACCTCACCGAGCTGCTGCCGATCGTGTACGACCCGACCGTGGGCGAGGCGGTCAAGCGCTACAGCCACGAATACCGGCGGCCGCGCGGTGTCTACCTGTCCATCGACCGCCCCCAGGACATCCGCCCGGCGTTCCAGGCGCTCGGCCTGGGCCCCGACGACGTCGACCTGCTGGTCGCCACCGATGCGGAGCAACTCCTCGGCATCGGCGACTGGGGCGTCGGCGGAATGCAGCTCTCGGTCGGCAAGCTGGCGGTCTACACCGCCGCCGCGGGCATTCACCCGGGGCGGGCCGTCCCGGTGATGCTCGACGTCGGCACCGGAAACCAGGCGCTGCTCAACGACCCGCTGTACGTCGGCAACCGGCACAACCGGGTGCGCGGCGAGGCGTACGACTCGTTCGTCGCGGCCTTCGTGGAGGCGGTGGGCGAGCTGTTCCCGCAGGCGCTGCTGCACTGGGAGGACTTCGGCCCCGGCAACGGCCGCCGCATCCTCCAGCAGTACGGCGAGAAGGTCTGCACGTTCAACGACGACATGCAGGGCACCGGCGCGATCACGCTGGCCTGCGTCATGAACGCGGCACGGGTCACCGGCACGCCCATGCGGG
The genomic region above belongs to Streptomyces coeruleorubidus and contains:
- a CDS encoding NAD-dependent malic enzyme, whose translation is MAPPRNRAQDDHQGRGKGHTGKGRTGRGQPDEPALLTDPLRNKGVAFTQEERERHGLVGMLPPAVLSLELQARRAWEQLRAQPDDLAKNVYLEQLHDRNEVLYFRLLCDHLTELLPIVYDPTVGEAVKRYSHEYRRPRGVYLSIDRPQDIRPAFQALGLGPDDVDLLVATDAEQLLGIGDWGVGGMQLSVGKLAVYTAAAGIHPGRAVPVMLDVGTGNQALLNDPLYVGNRHNRVRGEAYDSFVAAFVEAVGELFPQALLHWEDFGPGNGRRILQQYGEKVCTFNDDMQGTGAITLACVMNAARVTGTPMRDQRIVVFGAGTAGVGIADQLRDAMVRDGLDREEATRRIWCLDRQGLLRQSTEGLRDYQQPYARPDDEWPDDRPADLPGVVDQVQPTVLVGTSTQHGAFTQDVVRSMARHVDRPVVLPLSNPTEKIEAMPEDVLRWTGGKALVATGIPVPSVELDGTTHVIGQANNALLYPGLGLGAVVARAERISDGMLQAAAEAVAGLADLSEPGAALLPEVENLRTSSAVVAAAVARRAAEEGVARARLDDVIQQVQDAMWQPEYG
- a CDS encoding sugar phosphate isomerase/epimerase family protein, with the protein product MNSPTASPFPFPYGVNQFTTMPWSFEEDLAHYARLGIEAMELCETKLHDDHDRAKTQLASVAGTGLPISSVQPLVRTVFPSETQPDPAGRRDRLARFRRSVELIAPFAPGAVFVTNTGPAPDGNLHEAVRQVVTHHRELADIAADHGVRIALEPLNPVLLNAETAIWTYRQALDVIQEVDRENVGVCLDLWNLWQDPDLVPGLADAPDRLFLLQVSDWRTPRSRMDRRTVGTGDIPVGRLLHAAHDAGYRGPCVLEIFSDNVPDSLYETDLDDLLRTNRTALESAWRTAAG
- a CDS encoding alpha/beta fold hydrolase codes for the protein MGTITTSDDVTIHYEDQGTGPPLVLIHGWGFSGRFFTRNLDALAEHARVITVDLRGHGDSGKPRHGYRVSRLAKDLFDLLEELDLREVTVLGWSLGCPVIWSYLELFGSHRLARAVYVEQAPRQYYAPDWPHAHATCYDEPSLAALQTQLTCDPPAFDEDQIGTIFAGEPTPQERELLLAEMAKSPAYARNALMADHTRHDWRDLLPTLRLPSLVLVARQDQVFPWQGPAWVGEALPGARTVFFEHSGHALFFDEPEKFHRTVTGFLTDSGNDTGVLV
- a CDS encoding class I mannose-6-phosphate isomerase gives rise to the protein MDWYPLRLTTPVKQHVFGGRALAERLGRTGLPDGRVAETWEVSDVDGEGARVAEGPLAGRTLRRLVEDHPDELVGRGWRGPRFPVLTKFIDGTGALPVHLHADDDTARRLEDEPHGKTEAWHVLDAAPGATALVGTKAGVDRETLHQALLAQDFDAVMRRLPVRAGQTVYVPGGTLHSFGPGTLVHEIEQTSDIQQHAMRRHMEDGSELDDAAWHTNLGRLLDEWRPGPRPEFHSGLTIQVDDAVERTVLCAGPYFALERWRAGTTAPLVHDFSTALVVSNAGAPVSVESGGRSERLGRARSLLLPAALGRVRIQGPADVLLGYLPDLEQDIRSPLLAAGHGAAAVAALGEGLTDPLT
- a CDS encoding SDR family oxidoreductase; protein product: MSKPAQQQQPPGTEAAMRPQADHGEHSYRGSGRLAGKKALITGGDSGIGKAVAIAYAREGADVLLSHLNEEEDDARDTARWVEEAGREAVLVPGDLSDPAHCREVVARAVEAFGRIDVLVSNAAFQMFRDSIEEIPDEEWDHTLATNLSAMFHLCKAAVPHMKPGASIIASSSVNSDSPPPGLLAYNATKAGIANMVGSLSQSLAERGIRVNSVAPGPIWTPLIPATMPPEQVQDFGGQTPLGRAGQPAELAPVYVMLASDESAYVSGARIAVTGGQPIL
- a CDS encoding SpoIIE family protein phosphatase → MRVLRSMGDGQTQAEALQLALHHAVADLGGLGGMVHLRIPGDSRPLHLAATGGLPREFAQEWESVGWQDESAPVRALRDGELVWLPTTETRARALSGGTGIVAVPLLAAEGGSLGVLSVVTVCGVPSVAQRDFLEVLARWVCERLTHPAPSTGSLGPAWWNAEHLAGPRLQHAREAVRVGNWDQNLRTGDVVYDEATLTILGIDPETFDGRVDTVVGLVHPNDLPRVVAAVEQAIRQRSEYAAEYRLCRPDGTVVWVEAHAEVVLGEDGEPARFVGTVWDTTQKRAALDSVAHSLLHMSDGFLTVDADWRIEFVNLHAERLLGPSQQLFGRVLWDIPGAEVPGLEDRCRQVAAAGAPTGFDVQWPTHRRWYHLRLVPAPDGATVYLTDVTEKRLADEQRKAAQRAAAQRTTHIGRLNTALAEAVAVSDVVATVAERVLPLFGATGLLVQLVDGESLRVAGSAGYPQEFLSNIVGTIRLSDHSPFTDAVHHRAPQYLGSRREFRERYREFADLAFTSGKHAWAYVPLIVSGGPIGCLVISFSRPRRFGEEDQALLTALSGLVAQALERARLYDAEHTRSQELQRGLLPLFVPSLPAVTTAAHYVPATEGLEVGGDWYDVIPLSAERVALVIGDVMGHGLSEAATMGRLRTAVHTLVGLELPPDELLSHLNDLVSDLGDDFYATCLYAVYDPTDQVCTIVRAGHPPPALVQPDGAVHFPQLPQNPPLGAATPPFETVELKVPEGSLLVLYTDGLVESSFRDIDTGMAKLADTLANAQKSDGRDPGATIADPDADARHLDQLCTALTSALLPAKEQTSDDTAVLVARTHALAAGDVAFWELPEDPIAAGEARDHIRQQLTDWQLEDLMWTTELIASELVGNVIRHARGPVRLRLIRSRSLICEVNDGSLTTPHIRRALDTDEGGRGLQLIAALSQRWGTRYTSHGKCIWTEQLLP